A genomic window from Lotus japonicus ecotype B-129 chromosome 1, LjGifu_v1.2 includes:
- the LOC130742609 gene encoding uncharacterized protein LOC130742609 yields MHVTGTGIYVLKEKLKGLKGDLWKRNKDNFGDLRSRREVAVSKLNELDVKEEEMGLTDEEEATQKKLLTKLWSVLKYPESLLCQKARSKWMAEGDQNTSFFHSTINWKRRANSIVGLWIDGVWEERPYAIKDERFWEVLKEDFIRVVMGFWGKGVWPRGCNASFIALVPKVKSPQSLNEFRPISLIGCIFKVVSKLLAGRLKLVLGKLIDSRKSAFLGGRCMLDSVVVTNEVVYEAKTRKKPVIFFKVDY; encoded by the exons ATGCATGTGACTGGTACAGGGATCTATGTGCTTAAAGAAAAACTAAAGGGACTTAAGGGGGATCTCTGGAAACGGAACAAGGACAATTTTGGTGATTTGAGAAGCAGGAGGGAGGTGGCAGTTAGCAAATTGAATGAGCTGGATGTTAAGGAGGAGGAAATGGGACTTACTGATGAGGAGGAGGCAACCCAGAAGAAGCTACTCACTAAGTTATGGTCGGTTCTGAAATACCCTGAATCACTTCTATGTCAGAAAGCAAGATCTAAGTGGATGGCGGAGGGAGATCAGAATACTAGCTTCTTTCACTCGACGATAAATTGGAAGAGGCGTGCAAACTCCATAGTTGGGCTTTGGATTGATGGGGTGTGGGAGGAGAGGCCATACGCTATAAAAGATGAG AGGTTTTGGGAGGTGCTGAAGGAGGATTTTATTAGAGTTGTCATGGGTTTCTGGGGAAAGGGTGTTTGGCCCAGGGGTTGTAATGCATCATTTATTGCTCTAGTCCCTAAAGTCAAGTCTCCGCAGAGTTTGAATGAATTCAGGCCAATCTCACTGATAGGGTGTATTTTTAAGGTGGTTTCAAAGTTACTGGCTGGTCGTTTGAAACTTGTTCTTGGTAAGCTTATTGATTCCAGGAAATCAGCTTTTCTCGGTGGGAGATGCATGTTGGACAGCGTGGTGGTTACTAATGAAGTGGTTTATGAAGCTAAAACTCGCAAGAAGCCagtcattttttttaaagttgatTATTAG